The DNA segment TCTGAAATGCTATGATAACTTTCAATAATCTTCGTCTGACTATTTTTACCGGCAAGCAAAATATTTCTTGGCTGGGCTAAAACGTTGGTTTTTTCATCTCCGGAAAGAAATAGAAAATGAATTGGATCTTCAACAATTAAATTTTCCGGTATCTTAATTATAACACCATTCAATGAAAACGCTGTATTTAAGGCAACAAAACCATTATCAATTTTTACATACTTGGAAAAATGATTCTCAATATATTTTACATCCGATTGTGAAAGAGAATTAAATTTTATTACTTCAATTTTTTCTGTCTGAGGTAAGCGTCTGGAAAGTTCTTTAACATATATTCCATTAACAAAGACTAAAAGAGTAGCTTTCAAATCCTTGATTAAATATTTCTCAATTTCATTTGCTGTAATACTGGTTTCATTTTCCAGAACTGCGGGAACATAATTGAAATTTAATAACGGAGTTAAGTTTGTGTATTTCCAATCTTCACTCTTTGTTGTTGGAAATCCAAGTTCGGCAAACTTTTCAATCGCTTGTTTCCGTAAACCATGAATGTAAGTCTTGGATTGTCCATTCAAATTTTTCTCAAAAATTTTAAACTTCTCGTTGTACCATTCTTTCAAATCTATTTTATTCGGTTGATCCATTTATTCATTTCCTGCTAGTTAAACCGTTTGAGTAATAATTTCTTCATCCTTAACCCAGTCGTAACCTTTCTCCTCAAGCTCAAACGCTAATTCTTTACCACCCGATTTTACGATTTTCCCTTTATAAAGAACGTGAACAAAATCCGGGACAATAAAATCAAGTAGCCGCTGATAGTGTGTAACAACAACCACAGATTTTTCCTTACTCTGTTCTTTGAAAACATTAACACCATTTGCTACAACTTTTAAGGCATCAATGTCCAGACCTGAGTCTGTTTCATCTAGGATTGCAAGTTTAGGATCTAATACCGCAAGCTGAAAGATTTCATTTTTCTTTTTTTCGCCGCCGGAAAATCCCTGGTTAACTGGTCTGCTTATCAGCGATTGATCCATATTAACGACTTTCATTTTTTCTTTGATAAGAGTTAGGAACTCCATAGCATCCAGTTCTTCCAAACCTTTGTGCTTGCGAATTTCATTCAACGCAGTTTTAAGAAATGTTGCGTTACTTATTCCCGGAATTTCCACGGGATATTGAAACGCAAGGAAAATTCCTTCGTGTGCTCTTTCTTCAGGATTTAATTCCAGCAGGTTCTTTCCTTCAAAAATAACTTCTCCGGAAACAATTTCGTATCCTGGTTTTCCTGCAAGAACATTAGCGAGTGTACTTTTACCGGAACCGTTAGGTCCCATTATGGCATGAACTTCGCCAGCTTTTATTTCTAAATTTATTCCGCGTAATATTTCTTTTCCTTCAACATTAACGAACAGATCTTTAACTGATAACATTTTTATTTCCTGATTTATATTCATTGTTATATTGTTTAATTGTTCCATTGTTTCTTGTTCATTTTTCATTCTTCATTCTACATTCTACATTCTACATTCTACATTCTACATTCTTCACTCTTCCTCATCCCACGCTTCCTTCCAGACTTACACTTAAAAGTCTTTGCGCTTCAACTGCAAATTCCATCGGTAGATTGTTGAACACTTCTTTGCAATAACCATTTACAATAAGATTGATAGCATCCTCAGTTTTAATTCCTCTTTGATTCAAATAAAAAATCTGATCTTCACCAATTTTTGATGTTGTAGCTTCGTGCTCTACAGTAGCAGTAGAATTATCAACTTCCAGGTATGGGAATGTGTGCGCACCGCATTTATCGCCAAGTAAAAGCGAATCGCATTGCGAATAGTTTCTTGCACCTTCAGCCTTAGCTGAGATTCTTACCATACCTCTGTAAGTATTATTGCTCCTTCCGGCAGAAATTCCTTTTGAGACAATTGTGCTTCTTGTATTTTTTCCAAGGTGAATCATTTTGGTTCCGGTATCTGCCTGCTGGTAATGATTTGTTAAAGCAACAGAATAAAATTCGCCGATTGAGTTTTCCCCCTGAAGAATACAGCTTGGATATTTCCACGTAATAGCGGAACCGGTTTCAACCTGCGTCCAGGAAATTTTAGAATTTTTTCCTCTGCATGCACCACGCTTTGTAACAAAATTATATATTCCTCCCTTTCCTTCAGAATCACCTGCATACCAATTTTGTACGGTTGAATATT comes from the Ignavibacteriales bacterium genome and includes:
- the sufC gene encoding Fe-S cluster assembly ATPase SufC, translated to MKMLSVKDLFVNVEGKEILRGINLEIKAGEVHAIMGPNGSGKSTLANVLAGKPGYEIVSGEVIFEGKNLLELNPEERAHEGIFLAFQYPVEIPGISNATFLKTALNEIRKHKGLEELDAMEFLTLIKEKMKVVNMDQSLISRPVNQGFSGGEKKKNEIFQLAVLDPKLAILDETDSGLDIDALKVVANGVNVFKEQSKEKSVVVVTHYQRLLDFIVPDFVHVLYKGKIVKSGGKELAFELEEKGYDWVKDEEIITQTV